The following coding sequences are from one Collimonas arenae window:
- a CDS encoding MFS family transporter yields the protein MSKLHPSDHAATAAENRKRIFAIVGASSGNLVEWFDFYIYSFCAIYFAPVFFPSGNPTTQLLNTAGVFAAGFLMRPIGGWLFGRIADKHGRRRAMMISVLMMCGGSLMIAFLPTYATIGALAPALLLVARLFQGLSVGGEYGTSATYMSEVALQGRRGFFASFQYVTLIGGQLLAVLVLVILQQLLTTEQLHAWGWRIPFVLGAGAAIIALYLRKSLSETSTAETRKNKDAGTLAGLMKHKGAFLTVVGFTAGGSLIFYTFTTYMQKYLVNTAGMNAKTASNVMTVALLVYMLMQPLFGALSDKIGRRTSMLYFGVLATLATVPILHALKDVTSPYAAFGLVILALAIVSFYTSISGLIKAEMFPPEVRALGVGLSYAVGNAVFGGSAEFVALKLKSIGMESSFYWYVSAMCAIALIVTYRMRDPSKEGYLKDVPLETKPFSAEGAAVTSR from the coding sequence ATGTCAAAGCTTCATCCTTCCGACCATGCGGCAACCGCAGCGGAAAATCGAAAACGCATTTTTGCAATTGTCGGCGCCTCCTCCGGTAATCTGGTCGAATGGTTCGATTTCTACATCTATTCGTTTTGCGCGATCTATTTTGCACCGGTATTTTTCCCCAGCGGGAATCCGACCACGCAATTGCTGAATACCGCTGGCGTGTTTGCCGCCGGCTTCCTGATGCGTCCGATCGGTGGCTGGTTGTTTGGCCGTATCGCCGACAAGCACGGGCGCCGTCGCGCCATGATGATTTCGGTGTTGATGATGTGCGGCGGTTCGCTGATGATCGCTTTCCTGCCGACCTACGCCACCATTGGCGCCTTGGCTCCGGCACTGCTGCTGGTGGCACGGCTGTTCCAGGGCTTGTCAGTAGGCGGTGAATACGGCACCAGCGCAACTTACATGAGCGAAGTGGCGTTGCAGGGACGCCGCGGCTTTTTCGCTTCGTTCCAATACGTGACCTTGATCGGCGGCCAATTGCTGGCTGTACTGGTATTGGTGATCCTGCAGCAATTGTTGACCACCGAGCAGTTGCATGCCTGGGGCTGGCGCATTCCATTCGTGCTGGGCGCCGGCGCTGCCATTATTGCCCTGTACTTGCGTAAATCCCTGAGCGAAACGTCGACTGCAGAAACCCGCAAGAACAAGGATGCGGGCACCTTGGCCGGTTTGATGAAGCACAAGGGAGCGTTTCTGACGGTGGTCGGTTTTACTGCTGGCGGATCACTGATTTTCTATACCTTCACAACCTACATGCAAAAGTACCTGGTGAACACCGCCGGCATGAATGCCAAGACCGCCAGTAATGTCATGACGGTAGCGCTGCTGGTTTACATGCTGATGCAGCCGCTGTTTGGCGCGCTATCCGACAAGATCGGCCGCCGCACCTCGATGCTGTATTTCGGCGTCCTGGCGACATTGGCCACGGTGCCTATCCTGCATGCACTCAAAGACGTTACCAGCCCCTATGCAGCATTCGGCCTTGTGATTCTGGCTTTGGCCATCGTCAGTTTTTATACATCGATCAGTGGCCTGATCAAGGCGGAAATGTTCCCGCCGGAAGTGCGGGCGCTGGGAGTTGGATTGTCGTATGCGGTCGGTAATGCGGTTTTCGGTGGCTCGGCTGAGTTTGTCGCGCTGAAGTTGAAATCGATCGGCATGGAATCCAGTTTCTACTGGTATGTATCGGCCATGTGTGCGATTGCGCTCATCGTGACTTACAGAATGCGCGATCCAAGCAAGGAAGGCTACCTCAAGGATGTGCCGCTTGAAACCAAACCGTTCTCTGCCGAAGGTGCTGCGGTAACGTCGCGATAG
- a CDS encoding sensor histidine kinase gives MKVRNPLALLAFGLAFSVAVVAATYIFAAQKATSDIREASERQLQIIALDLGSVLDKFETLPYALGFQSDVVQALTRPDDQAIIQRLNQTLQLIQRQSKVVAIYMLDRKGTTLASSNWDTPTSFVGRDFGFRPYFSEAVKGNAGRFYGIGNATNIPGYFIAQPIYASASARDNGAPLGVMVVKIDLTEFEHTWSSSEDPITLSDHSGVVFLSNRPAWKYRSLYPLNGEIQLDLAGTHQYADQPITPVASLPKHLRVGFGDHVTRTIGRLGWQLMLFPSQARIARVAMLWALAAALLLAIAGISLWALYQRRRRLEERLTSAEYLDRTIAQRTQELMVANHTLEAKYAKLKETEHLLRSTQNELIQAGKLTMLGQMAAGVAHELAQPLAAIRAFADNAITFLGRQQADKTAENLTHISNASARMGKIIGQLNSFSRNSYDTVAVIDLQKSIEAAALLMRNEFQTHGASLHIDIRQAAHVVGDAVRTEQVLINLLRNALDAVDNAQQKNVWLTLEKEAGEAVIRIRDSGAGIPAQVALHLFEPFFTTKPSGKGLGLGLAISSSIVQAMNGRLQANNHGDGGAEFVLCLPLLAQS, from the coding sequence ATGAAGGTGAGAAATCCCCTCGCATTACTTGCGTTTGGCCTCGCGTTCTCTGTCGCGGTGGTGGCGGCGACCTATATCTTCGCGGCGCAAAAAGCTACCAGCGATATACGTGAAGCCAGCGAGCGGCAATTGCAGATCATCGCGCTTGATCTTGGCTCGGTGCTGGATAAATTCGAGACGTTGCCGTATGCGCTCGGATTTCAGTCGGATGTCGTGCAAGCACTGACACGGCCGGACGACCAAGCCATCATCCAACGCCTGAACCAGACCTTGCAACTGATCCAGCGCCAGTCGAAAGTGGTGGCGATATATATGCTGGATCGCAAGGGCACCACGCTGGCATCCAGCAACTGGGATACGCCGACCAGCTTTGTCGGTCGCGACTTTGGTTTCCGACCGTATTTCAGTGAAGCAGTCAAAGGCAATGCCGGCCGGTTCTACGGTATCGGCAATGCGACCAATATTCCGGGCTATTTCATCGCTCAACCGATCTATGCGAGCGCCTCTGCACGTGATAACGGCGCGCCGCTGGGTGTCATGGTAGTCAAGATCGATCTCACCGAATTCGAGCATACCTGGAGCAGCAGCGAAGATCCGATTACGCTGTCCGATCATAGCGGCGTGGTTTTCCTCAGCAATCGCCCGGCGTGGAAGTATCGCAGCCTGTATCCGCTCAACGGCGAGATTCAGCTGGATCTCGCCGGCACCCATCAGTATGCCGACCAGCCAATCACGCCGGTCGCTTCGTTGCCAAAGCACCTGCGGGTCGGTTTTGGCGATCATGTCACGCGTACCATCGGCCGGCTTGGCTGGCAATTGATGCTGTTTCCGTCGCAGGCCAGGATCGCCCGGGTTGCCATGCTGTGGGCATTGGCGGCTGCATTGTTGCTGGCAATCGCGGGTATTTCACTATGGGCCCTGTACCAGCGCCGGCGGCGCCTGGAAGAGCGACTGACTTCCGCTGAATATCTCGATCGAACCATCGCCCAGCGCACGCAAGAGCTGATGGTGGCGAACCATACGCTGGAAGCGAAATACGCGAAACTGAAGGAAACCGAGCACTTGCTGCGCTCGACCCAGAACGAGTTGATCCAGGCTGGCAAGCTGACCATGCTCGGGCAAATGGCGGCCGGCGTGGCGCATGAGTTGGCTCAGCCGCTGGCGGCGATCCGGGCATTTGCCGATAACGCGATTACTTTCCTGGGCCGTCAACAGGCCGACAAGACTGCGGAAAACCTGACGCACATTAGCAATGCCAGCGCCCGCATGGGCAAGATCATCGGCCAGCTCAACAGCTTTTCCCGCAACAGTTACGATACGGTCGCCGTGATCGATCTGCAAAAATCGATAGAGGCGGCGGCACTGTTGATGCGCAACGAATTCCAGACTCATGGCGCCAGCCTGCATATCGATATCCGCCAGGCCGCACACGTAGTGGGTGATGCGGTGCGCACCGAACAGGTACTGATCAACCTGTTGCGCAATGCGCTGGACGCGGTGGATAATGCGCAGCAAAAAAATGTCTGGTTGACATTGGAAAAGGAGGCTGGCGAAGCCGTCATCCGGATACGCGATTCCGGCGCCGGCATCCCGGCTCAGGTGGCGCTGCATCTGTTTGAGCCGTTTTTTACCACCAAGCCTTCCGGTAAGGGACTGGGCTTGGGACTGGCGATTTCCTCGTCGATCGTGCAGGCCATGAACGGCAGGCTGCAGGCCAATAATCATGGTGATGGCGGCGCCGAATTCGTGTTGTGCCTGCCATTGCTGGCGCAATCTTGA
- a CDS encoding sigma-54-dependent transcriptional regulator, translating to MAVLEALLIEDEHAVREAVAQTLELGGFTVRACSSVEQAQPWLHAGFAGVIVTDVRLPGRSGLELLSQVVALDPDLPVIVVTGHGDVGMAVDAMRAGAYDFIEKPFAAERLMEAANRAQEKRSLILENRNLKASWAAHPDMPSLIGQSAVIERVRTMIRSVGPTMVDILINGQTGSGKEVVARQLHVASGRKGPFVAINCGALPETVFESEIFGHEAGAFTSAQKRRIGKLEYAKGGTVFLDEIESMPLTLQVKLLRVLQERKLERLGGNEPIAIDCRIIAASKADLLQMSAQGSFREDLYYRIGVVSIDLPRLIDRREDIPLLLAHFIQGAAIRYQRPLPQWTMAQMAQWQTRDWPGNVRELRNFADRLVLGVAEGVSDPGKAGVDALAGEMSLPQQIDAYERMLIAEMLTASNGNVAAAADLLGVPRKTLYDKIKKYQLAVGKA from the coding sequence GTGGCAGTGCTCGAAGCTTTGCTGATTGAAGATGAACACGCGGTGCGCGAAGCGGTAGCCCAGACCCTGGAGCTCGGCGGTTTCACTGTGCGCGCCTGCAGCAGCGTGGAGCAGGCGCAACCATGGCTGCATGCGGGATTTGCCGGCGTAATTGTCACCGATGTGCGTTTGCCGGGTCGCTCCGGCCTGGAGTTGTTGAGCCAGGTGGTGGCGCTGGATCCGGATTTGCCGGTGATCGTGGTGACCGGGCATGGCGATGTCGGCATGGCGGTCGATGCGATGCGCGCCGGCGCTTATGATTTCATCGAAAAGCCGTTCGCTGCCGAGCGCTTGATGGAAGCGGCCAACCGGGCCCAGGAAAAGCGCAGTCTGATTCTTGAGAACCGCAACCTCAAGGCGAGCTGGGCGGCGCATCCGGACATGCCGAGCCTGATCGGGCAGTCAGCCGTTATCGAGCGCGTGCGCACCATGATCCGCAGTGTCGGGCCGACCATGGTCGATATCCTGATCAACGGCCAGACCGGCAGCGGCAAGGAAGTGGTGGCGCGTCAATTACATGTCGCCAGTGGCCGCAAGGGACCGTTTGTGGCGATCAATTGCGGTGCGCTGCCGGAGACTGTGTTCGAGAGCGAGATCTTCGGGCACGAGGCGGGCGCTTTCACCAGTGCGCAGAAGCGACGTATCGGCAAGCTGGAATATGCCAAGGGCGGCACCGTCTTCCTCGACGAAATCGAAAGCATGCCACTGACGCTGCAGGTCAAGCTGCTGCGGGTGCTGCAGGAACGCAAGCTGGAGCGGCTCGGCGGCAATGAGCCGATCGCCATCGATTGCCGTATCATCGCCGCCAGCAAGGCCGACTTGCTGCAGATGAGCGCGCAGGGTAGTTTCCGCGAAGATCTGTATTACCGCATCGGCGTGGTCAGCATCGATCTGCCGCGCCTGATTGACCGGCGCGAAGACATCCCGCTGTTGCTGGCGCACTTCATCCAGGGGGCGGCGATCCGTTACCAGCGGCCGCTTCCGCAATGGACGATGGCACAAATGGCGCAATGGCAAACTCGCGACTGGCCAGGCAACGTCCGCGAACTGCGCAATTTCGCCGATCGGCTGGTGCTGGGCGTGGCGGAAGGCGTCAGTGATCCAGGCAAGGCAGGTGTCGATGCGCTGGCGGGAGAGATGTCGCTGCCACAGCAGATCGATGCCTACGAACGCATGCTGATTGCGGAAATGCTCACCGCCAGCAACGGTAATGTCGCTGCCGCCGCAGACCTCTTGGGCGTGCCCAGGAAGACCCTGTATGACAAGATCAAGAAATACCAGTTGGCGGTCGGCAAAGCATAA
- a CDS encoding RNA polymerase sigma factor has translation MSLTASIESIYRSESRRVFATLIRLLGDFDLAEEALQDAFKVAIEQWPRDGIPANPVAWLVSAGRFKAIDGIRRRARFTPYDDVADTIESIPDGGAALDDEREHVEDDRLRLIFTCCHPSLAPDAQVALTLREVCGLTTEEIAHAFLTPAPTLAQRIVRAKSKIRDARIPYQVPGRDELPARLESVLRVIYLVFNEGYSASSGASLTRHDLSQEAIRVTRLLMQLLPEPEVMGLLALMLLHESRRQARTAANGDLIPLDEQDRSLWAANRLLKVLR, from the coding sequence ATGTCATTGACCGCCAGCATTGAAAGCATTTACCGTAGCGAATCGCGTCGCGTTTTCGCGACCTTGATTCGCCTGCTCGGCGACTTCGACCTCGCCGAAGAGGCGCTGCAGGATGCCTTCAAGGTAGCGATCGAACAATGGCCGCGCGATGGCATTCCTGCCAATCCTGTTGCATGGTTGGTGTCGGCAGGGCGTTTCAAGGCGATCGACGGCATACGCCGGCGCGCCAGGTTTACCCCGTATGACGATGTAGCCGATACGATCGAGTCCATTCCGGATGGAGGAGCCGCGCTGGATGACGAACGCGAACATGTCGAGGACGACCGGCTGCGTCTGATTTTTACCTGTTGCCATCCGTCGCTGGCGCCTGATGCGCAGGTGGCGCTGACGCTGCGCGAAGTCTGCGGCCTCACCACCGAAGAAATCGCACACGCTTTTCTCACCCCGGCGCCGACATTGGCGCAACGTATCGTGCGCGCCAAATCAAAGATCCGCGATGCCCGTATTCCATATCAGGTCCCCGGGCGCGACGAATTGCCTGCGCGCCTGGAAAGCGTGTTGCGCGTCATCTATCTGGTATTCAATGAAGGCTATTCGGCGTCATCAGGGGCGTCGTTGACGCGTCATGACTTGTCGCAAGAGGCGATTCGCGTCACGCGTCTGCTGATGCAGTTGCTGCCAGAACCGGAAGTGATGGGCTTGCTGGCGCTGATGCTGCTGCACGAGTCGCGGCGTCAGGCGCGCACTGCCGCCAACGGCGACCTGATCCCGCTTGATGAGCAGGACCGCAGTTTGTGGGCCGCGAACAGATTGCTGAAGGTGCTGCGTTGA
- a CDS encoding YciI family protein, whose protein sequence is MNYLCLVYLAQDKLNACPDNVCHGYREELRASGHYVASRALQPVDTATTVRVRNGQTTLTDGPFAETKEQLAGFYMIEAKDLNEAIHWASKIPPARFGSIEVRPVRELDLANLVSSVDAI, encoded by the coding sequence ATGAACTATCTGTGCCTAGTCTATCTCGCGCAAGACAAACTCAACGCCTGCCCAGACAACGTTTGCCATGGCTACCGCGAAGAATTGCGCGCAAGTGGCCATTATGTCGCCAGCCGGGCGCTACAGCCGGTTGACACCGCCACTACCGTACGGGTCCGCAATGGACAAACGACGCTGACGGACGGGCCGTTTGCCGAAACCAAGGAGCAACTTGCAGGGTTTTACATGATCGAAGCAAAGGATTTGAATGAAGCGATCCACTGGGCTTCGAAGATTCCGCCAGCGCGCTTTGGCAGCATAGAAGTACGGCCGGTCCGCGAACTTGATCTTGCCAATCTTGTATCCAGCGTGGATGCGATCTGA
- a CDS encoding VOC family protein: MHKQIFVNLPVKNLPKSMSFFKELGYSFDVKFTNEQAACMILGENLHVMLLTENFFQGFTSKPISDATKQSEVLVCVSCDSRAQVDNLVAKASAGGATTPRPSQDHGFMYGHGFHDLDGHIWEFVYMEPQST; this comes from the coding sequence ATGCACAAGCAAATTTTTGTCAACTTGCCAGTCAAGAACCTGCCCAAGTCAATGAGTTTCTTCAAGGAGCTCGGGTATAGCTTTGACGTGAAATTCACCAACGAGCAGGCGGCCTGCATGATTCTTGGTGAAAACCTCCATGTCATGCTGCTGACGGAAAATTTCTTCCAAGGCTTTACATCCAAGCCGATCAGCGACGCCACCAAACAAAGCGAAGTGCTGGTCTGTGTTTCCTGCGATAGCCGGGCGCAGGTTGATAACCTGGTTGCAAAAGCGAGCGCTGGCGGAGCCACAACGCCGCGCCCGTCGCAGGATCATGGCTTCATGTATGGCCACGGATTCCACGATCTGGATGGACATATCTGGGAGTTTGTTTATATGGAGCCACAATCGACTTGA
- a CDS encoding GFA family protein has protein sequence MKYQGSCHCGKIAFEVEGELNGAMACNCSICSRKGSLMWFVPRDNLHMLTDEGDISEYTFNKHVIKHRFCRTCGIHPYGEGVDPKGNRVAAINIRCLEGVDLAAIPVTHYDGRSL, from the coding sequence ATGAAATACCAAGGCAGTTGCCACTGCGGCAAGATTGCATTTGAAGTAGAGGGCGAACTGAACGGCGCGATGGCATGCAATTGTTCGATCTGCTCGCGCAAGGGCTCGTTAATGTGGTTTGTTCCTCGCGACAATCTCCATATGCTGACAGACGAAGGTGATATCAGTGAATACACCTTCAACAAGCACGTCATCAAGCATCGTTTTTGCCGCACCTGCGGCATCCATCCGTACGGCGAGGGTGTCGACCCGAAAGGCAACCGGGTCGCCGCCATCAATATTCGCTGCCTTGAGGGAGTCGACCTGGCAGCCATTCCGGTTACGCATTACGACGGGCGTTCATTGTGA